A portion of the Kwoniella newhampshirensis strain CBS 13917 chromosome 1, whole genome shotgun sequence genome contains these proteins:
- a CDS encoding methionine aminopeptidase, type I, which produces MAKCAGCGEKEASRLECPNCKKLGINGSFFCDQDCFKRNCEWTVTAIAYWLNTHKGIHSIVQLAAQTEADKESTLPPNMRSYHFTGPLRPVYPLSPKRQVPAHIDRPDYADHPQGISACEAVRERSVKICNKEEIEGMRLVCRLSREVLDIVAAHTRPGITTDELDAICHQACIERNAYPSPLNYAKFPKSVCTSVNEVICHGIPDQRPLVEGDIINLDVTLCFHGDLNATYPVGKVDQESLDLIATTKKSMEEAIAICKPGVPYREIGNKIEEIVKPKGYSIVRRYTGHGIHHLFHCQPNIVHYGGSKTPGKMEVGQIFTIEPMINLGTSNLDHWRDDWTAVTMDGRRSAQFEETILITENGAEILTRLPPTTSSSSKKKKKKSKANGTSTSTPSGDASPDGVATPTSEVAAGVNGLAVDGD; this is translated from the exons ATGGCCAAGTGTGCAGGATgtggagagaaagaagccTCAAGGCTGGAATGTCCCAACTGCAAGAA GTTAGGCATCAACGGGTCTTTCTTCTGTGATCAGGACTGCTTCAAAAGAAACTGTGAGTGGACTGTCACTGCTATAGCATACTGGTTG AACACACACAAGGGTATACACAGTATCGTTCAACTGGCCGCACAAACAGAAGCAGACA AGGAATCAACGTTACCGCCCAACATGCGAAGCTACCACTTCACTGGACCCCTCCGCCCCGTCTATCCTCTTTCCCCAAAGCGACAAGTACCAGCACATATCGACCGACCCGATTATGCCGACCATC CTCAGGGAATTTCAGCATGTGAGGCAGTCAGAGAACGATCGGTGAAGATCTGCAACAAGGAGGAAATCGAGGGTATGCGATTGGTCTGTAGG CTATCAAGAGAAGTTCTCGACATTGTGGCCGCCCACACCAGACCCGGAATTACCACCGACGAGCTCGATGCTATCTGTCATCAGGCTTGTATCGAACGAAACGCCTACCCCAGTCCTCTGAACTACGCCAAATTCCCGAAGAGTGTCTGTACCAGTGTGAACGAGGTCATTTGTCAT GGTATCCCAGACCAACGGCCGCTAG TCGAGGGCGATATCATCAATCTGGACGTCACATTAT GTTTCCACGGCGATCTCAACGCGACTTATCCTGTTGGCAAAGTCGACCAGGAATCTCTTGATTTGATAGCTACCACCAAAAAATCAATGGAGGAAGCAATCGCCATATGCAAACCCGGTGTGCCGTATCGTGAGATCGGAAacaagatcgaggagattgTGAAGCCAAAGGGTTACAGTATTGTCAGGCGATATACGGGTCACGGTATCCATCATCTT TTCCACTGTCAACCGAACATTGTTCACTATGGTGGATCAAAAACTCCCGGCAAAATGGAGGTCGGCCAGATCTTCACAATTGAGCCGATGATCAATCTCGGTACTTCCAATCTGG ATCACTGGAGAGACGACTGGACAGCTGTCACTATGGACGGCAGAAGATCAGCTCAATTTGAGGAGACTATATT GATTACGGAAAACGGAGCGGAGATCCTCACACGTCTGCCTCCCACAAcatcatccagctcaaaaaagaagaagaagaagtccaAGGCCAATGGAACGAGTACGTCGACTCCGTCAGGTGATGCCTCACCCGATGGAGTTGCTACACCTACTTCGGAGGTTGCAGCGGGTGTGAACGGGTTGGCAGTGGATGGCGATTAG